The window atatcactacaacgatgaaaagtctcaaaagaaaaaaagtggtATCTGGGAAACCAACAAATGAGGCAGAAGAGTatgtatctgctgatgaggccaaggcaaagtgactggagcaagagtgcatcttaattgaaatcttcaagaaaaacttgaaagatgacttgattgctcaccaattggatatggccaggcatgggactctggattcttacaacgctggtaggttgggcgtacaaattgaagtttacaagaaAATGAAGGATGATCCTAGGCTaaagaagtgtctggatgccttggatgatgtctatattcgatccatgtatgctcaggatgaataagtatatgattctgaaatttatggggtgagcatactggatcttattgcctagagaagagaagaactgaaaaatctccagcaacaagtaaggagtaatgcaactgctctggagcatgaatatagaaagaaagTCAAGGGTTTGCCTAAGGCACCAGTCAGGAAAACCAAAGCTGCCATAGATGCAGATCtcagcaccttcattcccttgaacacaaccgAAAAGATTAATAAAGCTGCCAAGTTGCTGAAGagagaaaggtgtccagggaagtggatgaaatggtgaaaagggctcagacaaaggaaaagtatgaacatttgtcacaatttagagtttatgtccgaccaataatgggtgctgagatccatctggcagaaaatcatgataacttctctaagttccatgtcaaaatcttcagagaagggaactttactaatgaaagaaaagatacctcaatcagggcttttggatggtcagagttaagagagattgggctttcattcaggggtaaagatgtctcccaggatgtgaaatactttatgaagaggattggcaaggaatggatgaggaaggagttgatggagatggagctgggcttaaggacttctcttacttcgtcttcatctccaggtgtaaagaggaaggccactgaagagccagctgggcatgctgaaaagaaatagGCCTGACTctaatattgtacttgtattcattttaatgttgataaaattgtaactttcctgcagttgatgtctgtaaatataagttgcaattcctattttttttacaagtacttatccagattaagtctagaaattaaaatgtacaaactgggaacactgatgatctataaagtggctctccagaaatttaaattagacttagtcaaatttttcaaggattcttcaagcacaaacttgtatagataaaagcttgaaaatccttgcataatttctaaacaaatagggggaatttgttaggtccagatttactggactcgctccagacgtaactactggagccctctgaagatttgtccagaaattatgtgaagaccagtgaacaacttacttgtatagaaatctggattccaccagatttgttcacgggacttcactccagtcaagatctttccactgaagaacattatcactgaagtcgaagactgaagtctgaagaaagaagtctgactgcggagctcactggaagacttaccagatctcttgactggagttcttgtcagtgttctagaccttacaagtctgaacactgattacgaggaattgactttatgtctttacatgcctttaaccggataatccatttgtcttttgttaaaagtcttacacgcatgtaaaggtggttggttaattagaagacaagtcactatcatgtgactttattcttgtactttaatcaatgcttttaaggaattaatgtaatttccttaaatgcatgtaaccatatttgtacggcaaaaagaatattatatttattctttttgcctataaataccaagtcacttcctcgtccaaattacatacttttgcaatttggtgcctttgctcaaatactctcgatctaaacagtcatacttcacaactttaagtatttcgatcaaaaagtttatttagcaaagattagatcacttgtaattcatacgttgtttagatacttactttgtaatatcttgttccacaacaaccttgtattttatttaacatcaataaataaaatacacttgaaaattacattgtgtctcaccatttacttattcgcttatctttatattgcttaggtacgtattacgttatatattcttgcatttatattaatcgtaatactagtccaatctagtgcttacttgacatttaatactagtcatctctagtgattacttgacttgttattctacacttgtgggtttaaccatcgagtgagggacttcacattaatttaatattttattttatttttacctttagatatattataatgctttgatattttttataagtatatttattattttgatagtttttctttatgtgtgtatttatataaacattaaactacgTGAAAGATTGTAAAAGATGATTAATATAGTTACACGACCTAAGAAGAAGTCAAAtctatatttagtttttaattatatttaactaaACAAAATTTGTTACCTTGAATTTCAAATTATCACTTGatacattaatttttaaattttactataaaaacataaaataactttaattGTAAATGCAATAGTCTTTATTAAAACTTTCtttatatgtaaattaattaactcATTATAGCAAaatattattacattttttGCATCATGATACTAATTGATCGATTTTCAACATCTTCTATCTATGTTTGCCAATTTACTATACTATGAAACGATAATATGTATGTTCTCTCGCGTATTATTCTTACTTAGATTTACCTGAAAATAAATAGTTTCCGGTTATTGGTCGCTTTAAGATGATAACAAGTAGCCCAacaaatagtgatttttgcatTTCCTAACTTTTAATCATCCCATCCACCTACCAATATTATTTTCATGGatgatctatataaaaaaaaaaaaggtaagaaAGAAAATGAGAGTTTTCAAAATTGAGTATAAGAGAAAATAGACATGAAAAATAGGCTGGTGGGAGGTTTTGTACAAAAGTTCTTAACCAATAGTATTGGTTTTATGTTATTAGAAGTGGATGCAAAAATTTGTCGTAATGAACACGTTCAGTGGTTATAGCAATCacaacatcttttatttataatactaTAACCAAATATGACAAGTTGTCTTATTTGGTGACAAAGTTAGACAACTTTGTCCGTCATCATTCATGTATCTTTCAAACAAGAATCTACTCCAtataaaaaaacgaaagaaTGACTTGCAAACATTGAAATATTGAATGCATCGTATATATCACATAACTTTTGGCCTAAAGGCATCAAGGTTACCCCATCAGCTAAGAGGTTGAGGGTTCAAGTGCCAAGGAAAAGTGTGACAAGTCTTCACTAAAAAAAACCAATACATGCGTATATCATATATCAGGCACGAAACGTGCCTCAGGTACCGCTATAAATCTGTCAAAAAAATGCGTGTACTTACATAGAAGTAGACTTGATTAACGCCAAAGTCGCATGTTCCAGCTTTCTATAAGATAGAGTAATATGTACGATAACAGGTTCAAAGAGATTCATTCtatctttctatatataaaacaaaagatcaACAGAATTCATGTCTATCTCTACTATGTTAATCAGAACATCCATGCTATTCTTGACAACCACTAACTAACCACAACAAATTGCAACATACAACTTAGGGAAAAATAAGCCACGCAGAGGGAGCTAAGATTCACTTGCAGGTGTGCTAGAAGTTGGTTAAGAGCCATTTCTTTTAGCAAATAACTTGTTAATATCTTCTGTAACCACATTGCTCCTGTAAAAACCGCAACTGTTATTATGAAATAATCTTTAACCCAGAAAACAGTGGCTTGCCAACACTAAATTAGTAAATCCAAAGTAATAACACCAAAGAGAAAAGAGACAACTGCTTATGCCTATTCAAGGCAATATATTCCTTTGGCTTCACAGCCTTATCTCGTAGGAAAGAGAGGAAAAGATGGATAAACAAATACAGGCAATGCCGGCAAAGTGCATATATCAATTACATGCTTCCTTCCTTCCAAGCAAATAAGCATAACTGACTTCAAGGTCAGAAGTCATAGTTCAAACTTAAAAGTCAATAAATTTGTAGATAACCACATTAAACAAAAACTGTGACAGACACTAAACAAGAAACCATTTATGCAAAGCTAACTATGTATTCATGTTCAACAGGTTGTTTTCATGAGTGAGACCACTAACCTACTCACAAAAAAGTAACCTTGAAAGTAACAAACACTATATACACCACAAAACACCGACTctaaaatttgatgcaaaattATATCACTTTAATATGGTAACTTTGTGTTTGACCTCCGAATTCAAGTACAGCCTTTTTTACAAACAGCAGGAGTAAATAGCAAAAAGGCAACAAGAAtgtaaagaagaaaataaaaagacaaaactTATCAAACTTTTAATACAGTAGTATTTTTTTGTTCTTTAGATAAAGTTCCATGTTGATGCAGTCATAAAGATGTTGATAAACTTTTAATACAGTAGTATTAAAACttatcaaacttttaattacacATGTTGATGCGGTCATAAAGATGTATGGTTTTTGTAGAAAGTCAGCTACATAGGTTTTGATTAGTTTGGAAACTTAAACTTAAACTTATTGACACGTCTAAAGTTTCGCTGAACAACATTCATAATAAACCTGTACTCAAATATCAGCATAATCCTACAATATTGATTCATTGATTGATAGTTTACCGGTCACAACTTAGAGCTCAAAACACCATATGAACTATACATAGAAGATGTATTCCTAAATCCTGATATctaattatctattttttagCATAAACTTGGATAAACAGTTCGTCTGAGTTTCATACTGACTTCAACAAAGCTGACTAGCAACGGGAAAGCTGGAGTTAACAATTTACCTTTTCTTTGGACCTGATTAATGAGACTCTTACTCCAATATCACATAGCTTGAAGACTTTTACCtctagcaatatatatatatatatatatatatatttccctTATAATGCAAACTGacttaagtaattaagaacttgaaaagtctaaaatacccttaaagaATTTCAGCCCCAAAAATGTCACACTCACACATACAGCATCCCCTGAAACCCTTTTCTCACACAAAATTCCACCCAAAGCCATCCCCAAATTCGATGACGGCGGCGGCCGGCCATCATCTTCACCTCTATCCACTGCGTCACCGTCATCTCCATCCCCATCCATCTCGATCTGCATCTCCGGTTTGATGTTGCTGCTTCGTCGTcgtcttcttttcttttttcatataattcacattttttttatatcaaatattctACAAGTATTTAACCCCTATCACGACAATTATCAATTCATTCATCTCAGTCAACACAAAGTCATGATTGCAATCACGGTTGATGTTGTTTTCTCTAACAGGTTAGACCTTAATTTCTAAATCCTTCATCAATTTTCAACATTTGATTCATTATTTGTATAATCAAACAAATGtcaaaataatttttgtaaAGATTTAAATATCTTTTGTCGTTGAAAGTAGTGTTTAATGTTTAATATATGGTAGAATTTGTTGATTTTCAGTAATTGATCTTTTATGTGTTGAAACTTCTAATATCGAGTCTTTTTTCTATTtagatttattatttgtttgggACCGTAGCATCAACAACGGAAGGATTTTTGAATAATGAACAGAGGAACGTTTTGAACTATGAAACTAGAGCTGAAAAGTAGGTATACTTCAGTATTTCACGAACCATAAACTATGGCTGTCTTgaaactttgattttgaaatttgcttgtgtatgtgataattgtttttGGACCTCATAAATTTGGCTGTGAATGGAACCAACATTAATATTCAACTTTCTGAAACTCGAGCGAGCTTTTTTTATATGCTTTGGCTACTTTTTTGCAGGATCTTTAGGTTTGGATTTGAGAACTCAAGAAGGCTTCAAGAATTGTTAAGTGTCTCCTACATCTTCAAGTTAAAATTGTTAAGTGTATCCTACATATTCACCATTGTTTCATTATAGATACAATGGTCTTAGTTCCTTATGAATGGGGTGAGGACAGGAGCAGTCATAACTCATAAACAGTTTATGATTTTTCAATTGGGTTTATGGCATacaaatgtaaccacctatgaccaaatggttatgtaatgtagtgacctattcatgtggctatgtaatgtatgcacttatgttttcttggctatactatgtaaaatatgtacggactttacatagtatagccaaaaaaaatacataggttcttacattgattgacccaaataaaaagaaccttacatagtatagccaacaAAAAAATAGGTGCaaacattacatagccacctgaataggtcactacattacataaccatttggtcataggtggttacatttgtatgccattatcccttttcaatttataagttttttgagTTTTATCCATAACCAAGTTGTTCATCTTACTTCGGAAGAATATGTAACCAACTTTTCATACTACTAGTAAAAAGAAATCATTTCATACTACAAAGGCAAAAAAAAATCGGTTGCTATTATTTAGTAGATATACTACTAATTGTTTTCATGTAAATGATTATGAATAACAATGACTTAAAAACCAAATGCCATTGTACAATGTACAGATTCAAATAGCATTCATGCTGATCCAAATCATGATACTGGAAGTATTAAGAGATGGATTGTGATGTGCTTGAACTACAAGAGACAGTTGGCCGTCTCCCATCTCTGTAGGCTCTCATTCATACTTGATATTTTAATGCTGATGTGTTTGAACTACGTATATAGTATGAAGTTGTAAATACATAAAGGACATGGTTTACCCGTTTATTCATGTAAGATGACTTTTGATAAATGCTAACTCAACTCTTTTGTTCTTATAAGTCATTTGGAGGAAGGTTCTTCAAGTAAGTTGGACTTGGACACTAAGTGTTAAAATGTCTTTCAATACTTTGTTTTATTGCACATATTGTGCTTGGATTAATGTCGATTGTTCATCTATAAAAAGGATTTATGTTGCTTAAAATGCAATTAATATGTCCTTTAGCTATTGGTTTCTGTTTGATTACAGATGCGGCTTGGCTTCCGGTTATGGATTATATGTCCCTTAGATATGATGTATTATAATCTATTAAGACCAGCAACTACTAATTTTGTCGAAAGTGAGATATTAGTGAGATTTTCGTTACACGGTACGTGTATTTTACTATATACAATTCATAAGTTTGATCGTACATTCACATGACAACACACCGTCACACTTAACCACCACGTTTTAAGAagtaccgccgcaacgcgcgggtactcctctctctctctctctttctatatatatatatatatatattctccaACCAATTCAGCCTATAAAgttttttggtcattttatatATCGATTACCTAAtagaaaataatttttcaaaaactcaAATATTCAATTATTTGATTGTTACAACTTAAACCTTATATACAATCCATTTTAATACGGCTAGTTATATGATCTAGAGTAGTCAGTTATTACTTTCAGTAAACAGATCCAAACAACCCCTTGACAAGATATTTgtagaaaattaaaattatataagatTCTACCAATCTATAAGAGAAACATCGCATACAAGGTAATCTAACCTGCCACTAAGCTGAGGTGGAAAAAGAAGACCAGTTGTTGTCTCGGGACCAGTTTTCGACCGTGGAAAATTCCCTCTTGCAGTTTTTCCACGAGGATGAGAAGGTACCAGTTCTTTGGGATCTCTTTTGCGTGATGCATTCTGAGCCATGGCAGCTGCAACACGAGAAGTGTGGTCATAGCTTCCACTCGCATCGGATGGCAAAGAAGGTGATCCCAAGAGGAATGATGCATCAGGTAATTTAAGAGTAGAAGGCTTTGAGCTCTTTACAGTGCTGTCCGACTGTTGGACTTGGAAACTTGTTGACTTCCTACTACATATAGAAACCAATGAGACatacatataaatgtatataatacAGATATAGAaattagatatacatatattattacaaaGCCTGTTTCGTCTAAAATACCCACATAATTTTCGATTGTGTATTTTTTTGGTCCCTTTTGGACCATCGTACTTTCTCAAGCGTCCCTTCCAAGTCAAAAAAAATCTggttttaaaacattaaaaatttcTAAGCGATAGATGTCAACGACAAATTAAGACTAATGCAAAACATAAATtctgtttatttttctttatttttatttgagataatggcaccggagtgtaaccaactattaccaaaaggttatgtaatgtaaccaactactcgactagctatgtagtgtaaccacctttgttttttgggttatgccaTGTAAGTTACCGGCTACTTCAAGTTTCCATCCGGTTaagccaaaaataaagttagggataatggcaccggagtgtaaccaactatgaccaaaaggttaagtagtgtaaccaactatgaccaaaaggttatgtaatgtagtgaactactcgactagctatgtagtgtaaccacctttgtaattccactaacaaaaataaagttattgaattattcatttcttttgcttcttttatcttcttcatttcatcATACGGAGTATGCAACACAACCCAAAATGAGAATCTAAACCCATATATATTAACCCACCCAAtttatcatatcatcatcaatcaatatatcttaTCTATCActatacatctatatctatatctatataaatttctcCTTCACCGTTGTAGACAAATGGTTTCACCACGCCGATTCATTCTATAATATTAATCACCACACTATACCATGATCAGACACATGGGTTTTGCTTTATTGGATTCCACAACTATTGTTAAAGATCTGAATGGCAATGGCTCAACGAAGGATTCAAAAGCTCAAAAAAAGTCCAATCATGTCGCTGGAATCTGCTGATGTTCTAACTGTTGCCGGAATCTGATGTTGTCACCATCTATTTGATAAATATCCAACTATTAATCTAGACATTTACACACAAATTTGATTTCTCAataaaacctacaaatcttcaAACTTAGACCGATAGAAAAGAGAGTTCGCTTATTGCCggaatcttcaaaatcaaaatcatcgCTACCATGATCAATGTGGTGTATTTGATAGAGAAAAGaggtgtgtgtatatatatataattgtatatatataataattagaaatatatatattcttaatatatgTGTCATGTGGCcctttttcttaataaaaaaatcaaataaaaatgaaagtggtAACCGACAACTTGTTTCCCATCCGGTTGCTTAaattatataacccaacaaacAAAGCTGGTTACACTATTAGCTAGTCGAGTAATTGATTACATTAGATAACCTTTTGGTCACTGGTTACACTCCGTTGCCAttattcctttttatttttggtaaccttaaacaaaaagatttagctattcaGCAAGCGAatgacataaaaataaaataaaaaatatacagaAAATTAATTCATAAGGGAAGGTAGAACCCTAATTTAATTAAACCAAAAacgattaaaaaaataaataaataaataaataatactatctctctctctctccctctcataagaagaaaaatgataaaataaaaaataaaaaataaaaataaccctaattcataagaagaaaaagaagaacttaCTGGGTGGTGGGATGAGGAAGATTAGAACTTAGATCATTTTTGTGTGAAATTACAACATCGCCCCTGTTGGTGTTGTTACGACCAGGTTGTTGTGCTTCTTCTTCATCCGATGAGGCATCGTAATCCACCAGCGAcatctctctctccctctctcttccCCCTATCTCTTCTGcattaaatgtttaattaagtTTCATATTTAGTCCTTTCAGTTTAAATATTTCTTCTTGTCTAAATCTATCTTTCTATACTAATTAGGGATGAGATCAGTACGGAACCGAACCATACTCGATCGAATTTGGACAAGAGTAAGAACCGAACACTGTACCAAAATTTTCGGTACGGTATCAGTTCAAAACCGGTATAGGTACCGGTATTCTCGGGAGTACCGCTTAAATACCGAAATGTGTCGTTTGGTCTTAGTTTTCATCACGACAAGTTGTTCGTGGAACTTCCAATAGGATTTATTGTAGTTCTTTTggtttaaaaataaactaattgttgtttgtatttttatgaataATTATTGTTAACAATATTGAATATATTCGTTATTACTTAGTGGTATGCATGTTGCTCTTCGTAATATACTGTAAATGAGATGCCTATTTGCTATGCATGAactgttagaatatatgaacataaacatacaagatcacgaataagcgcaacggaagtagtcgaaacatatatgcaatcacattaattaacaaagagagaatttagacgtgtaccttatatgcaaagatccaattgagataataataataagattattattaatgcttagggtttaaagcaaaacccctccacgattgcacactagacaccccgaataatgtatgctagtaccccgatcacgaacctaaacaaccctttgtttaataACCCTTAAACTAAAgtcgaaaaccgaaaaaccctTTTGAGAGGGTGTTTCGACCGAACTAAAGAAAGAGGGACAGAGGAGAATTGTTTGTGaattgaatgaataaaaaacCTATGAATTagcccttgtatttatagggtaaTTTTAGGTTATCAATAACTTGGAAACTAAGCAacattgtaacaccccaactaaggcggaacaatgagatgtacagaaagtcgagtattcaaaacaaaggattataaataacattcaccatagttttgttggataaaagaatttacaaaagtacaagcatgtgaaccaatttccaagtataaatgcgtccaccgtacttgaatattaagttcacgaaacaaataacaagcacatgaagtagtatactacaatgatcaaggcggattccattgcctatcacaaggtttgatctttgactccaaagggcaatgcaaataatcatgaagcatataaatcctcaatgcttaagcttatttcctgaaaagcatgaagaaaaagtgtcaactacgaaaacgtagttggtgagtgcataggttttatataaatcttggtacatcaccattttaatacttagaaaaactgattactattacatttcgaaatatccaaaccatatgatcgacaaaattttcatatcatgttatcaagtttccgtataccataatgtcatatcaagactttgGAAAAATCCACAGTAAAATGTCAGGTTCTCGTTTATCagatcatcatgagagaaaaagtatatatatcgattactcatatatcataccaaaatcattcggttaccaaaatcatttcaatatcaccaatttcaacgtctttcaagatatcatatgagggacgatacccaatccgtatgttcaaacaatttccaattatcaacaatattaatatcaatttcgcTTAACCACAAGGCATAATTCGAtgtcaaatttcattta is drawn from Erigeron canadensis isolate Cc75 chromosome 9, C_canadensis_v1, whole genome shotgun sequence and contains these coding sequences:
- the LOC122582074 gene encoding uncharacterized protein LOC122582074 isoform X2, whose amino-acid sequence is MSLVDYDASSDEEEAQQPGRNNTNRGDVVISHKNDLSSNLPHPTTQKSTSFQVQQSDSTVKSSKPSTLKLPDASFLLGSPSLPSDASGSYDHTSRVAAAMAQNASRKRDPKELVPSHPRGKTARGNFPRSKTGPETTTGLLFPPQLSGRSNVVTEDINKLFAKRNGS
- the LOC122582074 gene encoding uncharacterized protein LOC122582074 isoform X1, with the translated sequence MSLVDYDASSDEEEAQQPGRNNTNRGDVVISHKNDLSSNLPHPTTHRKSTSFQVQQSDSTVKSSKPSTLKLPDASFLLGSPSLPSDASGSYDHTSRVAAAMAQNASRKRDPKELVPSHPRGKTARGNFPRSKTGPETTTGLLFPPQLSGRSNVVTEDINKLFAKRNGS